Proteins encoded together in one Marinithermus hydrothermalis DSM 14884 window:
- a CDS encoding TlpA disulfide reductase family protein, whose amino-acid sequence MDAINLGPFLIPLTRAYVALALAGLILAAEVLARTVDKRFAPWGWNTVLLGLVAARLGFVLNNLPAYAPDPLSVLYVWQGGFSPLWGIAGGTAYTLWFFRKHWFLLQWALVPAGLAGVVWLALGSLTPKAPDSAETLPPLTFTRLDGTQVTLTEYLGQPVVLNLWATWCPPCLRELPLLAETAQARPEVAFVFLDQGEGRLVVQTFLEEKGFDLPEVLLDPTNQAGRYFRIIGLPTTLFFNAEGQLVARHVGELSRAALLGYLNQITR is encoded by the coding sequence ATGGACGCGATCAACCTTGGCCCCTTCCTGATTCCGCTCACCCGGGCATATGTTGCCCTGGCGCTGGCCGGACTGATCCTCGCCGCGGAGGTGCTAGCGCGCACCGTGGATAAAAGGTTCGCCCCTTGGGGATGGAACACGGTACTCCTAGGCCTCGTTGCTGCTCGTCTGGGGTTCGTCCTGAACAACCTTCCGGCTTACGCTCCGGATCCCTTGAGCGTCCTGTACGTCTGGCAAGGTGGATTCTCCCCTCTTTGGGGCATCGCAGGCGGTACAGCGTACACGCTCTGGTTCTTCCGCAAACATTGGTTCCTTTTGCAGTGGGCCCTCGTACCCGCGGGCCTTGCGGGCGTGGTCTGGCTCGCCCTCGGTAGCCTCACCCCCAAGGCCCCGGACTCCGCCGAGACCCTTCCCCCCCTCACGTTTACACGACTGGACGGTACGCAGGTTACGCTCACAGAGTACCTGGGTCAACCGGTGGTTCTGAATCTCTGGGCTACCTGGTGCCCCCCCTGTCTGAGGGAACTTCCCCTCCTGGCCGAGACCGCACAGGCCCGCCCAGAAGTGGCCTTCGTCTTTCTGGATCAGGGAGAAGGCCGCCTTGTGGTTCAGACCTTCCTCGAGGAGAAAGGGTTCGACCTCCCCGAGGTGCTCCTCGATCCCACCAACCAGGCGGGCCGTTACTTCCGCATTATCGGGCTGCCCACCACCCTGTTCTTTAACGCCGAAGGCCAGCTCGTCGCACGGCACGTGGGTGAGCTCTCTCGGGCCGCGCTCCTAGGGTACCTCAACCAGATCACGCGCTAA
- a CDS encoding M3 family oligoendopeptidase: MSAYSQTRWRLDDLLAGTGHPDLDAALRALDEAVTAFEAVRDELGPELTEARFREILDRLEAITELAHSAYALAGLRFAEDTQDPEAQAALARVRQRIAELQNRTLFFELWWKNLEDAAAARLMQGETTRRYWLEHLRAFRAHTLSEPEERIINLKNVTGRQALDTLYDSITNRYTFRLEVDGETKELTRGELMVYARDARPEVRAAAYRELYRVYGADGPILGQIYQGIVQDWRNEYVRLRGFKTPIAARNKMNDLPDEAVEALLTVCRENASLFQRYFRLKARWLGMERLRRYDIYAPVSESKRTYPFAEAVEMVRVAFERFHPRFAELALRVFEAGHVDSEVRKGKQGGAFCWSPSPRLVPWVLLNYQGRVEDVSTMAHELGHAIHAMLAGHHSIFTFHAPLPLAETASTFGEMLLVDYLLEEERDPAVRRDILFAQVDDNYATILRQAFFALFEQTAHEMIAEGATTEALAQAYLENLALQFGDAVEVGEEFRWEWVSIPHIYGTPFYVYAYAFGQLLVLALYRQYRAEGEAFKPRLERILAAGGSVAPAELLAREGIDVRDAAFWQGGFEVFEGLIRTLEAEPLPQQA; encoded by the coding sequence ATGAGCGCGTACTCACAGACCCGCTGGCGACTGGACGACCTGCTGGCCGGCACCGGACACCCCGACCTCGACGCGGCGCTACGGGCCCTGGACGAGGCCGTCACAGCCTTCGAGGCGGTGCGCGACGAACTCGGGCCGGAACTTACCGAGGCCCGCTTCCGCGAGATCCTGGACCGGCTCGAGGCCATCACCGAGCTAGCGCACAGCGCCTACGCCCTCGCCGGGCTTCGCTTCGCGGAGGACACCCAGGACCCCGAGGCGCAGGCCGCGCTCGCGCGGGTGCGGCAGCGGATCGCGGAACTCCAGAACCGCACCCTGTTCTTCGAGTTGTGGTGGAAGAACCTGGAGGATGCTGCGGCTGCGCGCCTGATGCAAGGCGAGACCACGCGCCGCTACTGGCTCGAGCACCTGCGCGCTTTCCGGGCGCACACCCTGAGCGAGCCGGAGGAACGGATCATCAACCTGAAGAACGTGACCGGACGGCAGGCGCTGGATACCCTGTACGACTCGATCACCAACCGCTACACCTTCCGGCTCGAGGTGGACGGGGAGACCAAGGAGCTCACGCGCGGCGAGCTGATGGTGTACGCGCGGGACGCGCGACCTGAGGTGCGCGCGGCGGCCTACCGGGAGCTCTACCGGGTGTACGGCGCGGACGGCCCGATCCTGGGGCAGATCTACCAGGGCATCGTGCAGGACTGGCGGAACGAGTACGTGCGCCTTCGAGGGTTCAAGACGCCCATCGCGGCGCGCAACAAGATGAACGACCTGCCCGACGAGGCGGTGGAGGCTTTGCTCACCGTCTGCCGGGAGAACGCCTCCCTCTTCCAGCGGTACTTCCGCCTCAAGGCCCGCTGGCTCGGCATGGAGAGGCTCCGCCGCTACGACATCTACGCCCCGGTCTCCGAAAGCAAGCGCACCTACCCCTTCGCGGAGGCGGTGGAGATGGTGCGCGTGGCCTTCGAGCGCTTCCACCCGCGGTTTGCCGAGCTCGCCCTGCGGGTCTTCGAGGCCGGGCACGTGGACAGCGAGGTACGCAAGGGCAAGCAGGGCGGGGCCTTCTGCTGGAGCCCCAGCCCGCGCCTCGTGCCCTGGGTGCTCCTGAACTACCAGGGGCGGGTGGAGGACGTCTCCACCATGGCGCACGAGCTGGGGCACGCGATCCACGCCATGCTCGCCGGGCACCACTCGATCTTCACCTTCCACGCCCCCCTCCCCCTCGCGGAGACCGCCTCGACCTTTGGGGAGATGCTCCTCGTGGACTACCTCCTCGAGGAGGAACGGGACCCGGCCGTGCGGCGGGACATCCTCTTCGCCCAGGTGGACGATAACTACGCCACCATCCTACGCCAGGCCTTCTTCGCCCTGTTCGAGCAGACCGCGCACGAGATGATCGCCGAAGGCGCGACCACCGAAGCCCTCGCCCAGGCCTACCTCGAGAACCTCGCCCTTCAGTTCGGCGACGCGGTGGAGGTCGGCGAGGAGTTTAGGTGGGAGTGGGTCTCCATCCCCCACATCTACGGCACGCCCTTCTACGTGTACGCCTACGCCTTCGGCCAGCTTCTCGTGCTCGCGCTTTACCGCCAGTACCGCGCCGAGGGCGAGGCCTTCAAGCCCCGCCTCGAGCGCATCCTCGCCGCGGGCGGCTCGGTCGCTCCGGCCGAGCTGCTCGCGCGGGAAGGGATCGACGTGCGCGATGCGGCGTTCTGGCAGGGGGGGTTCGAGGTCTTCGAGGGGCTGATCCGCACCCTCGAAGCCGAGCCCCTGCCCCAGCAGGCCTAG
- a CDS encoding c-type cytochrome yields the protein MKVTHRAFLLLVALLTAGCARMWTQPRAEPFSETYTQALPQARRQPPARTVARGALARDAAFYTGMDAGGFVQEVPLPIAAADLARGGEVYQVFCAVCHGSTGEGDGIVVQRGFPAPPSFRQPRLEAQPPGYFFWAATNGFGRMFSYASRITPEDRWRVAAYIKRCMHGRDPACPLEGGRVSHGAR from the coding sequence ATGAAGGTCACGCATCGCGCCTTTCTGCTCCTCGTCGCCCTCCTCACCGCGGGTTGCGCGCGGATGTGGACGCAACCCCGCGCCGAGCCGTTCTCCGAGACATACACCCAAGCCCTGCCCCAGGCCCGCCGCCAACCGCCCGCACGCACGGTAGCGCGGGGGGCGCTGGCGCGCGACGCGGCCTTTTACACCGGGATGGATGCGGGCGGGTTCGTGCAGGAGGTACCCCTCCCCATCGCCGCGGCGGACCTCGCGCGGGGCGGGGAGGTGTACCAGGTCTTCTGCGCGGTCTGTCACGGCTCCACGGGTGAAGGAGACGGCATCGTCGTGCAGCGGGGGTTCCCCGCCCCGCCGTCCTTCCGGCAGCCTCGCCTCGAGGCCCAACCCCCGGGGTACTTCTTCTGGGCGGCGACCAACGGGTTCGGTCGCATGTTCAGTTACGCCTCCCGCATCACCCCGGAGGACCGTTGGCGCGTCGCGGCCTACATCAAGCGCTGTATGCACGGCAGGGACCCCGCCTGCCCCTTGGAAGGAGGTCGGGTAAGCCATGGAGCGCGTTAA
- a CDS encoding DUF3105 domain-containing protein, translated as MAKSKRREGSGKRRVPDRARRRSPWGVLLVTAAVLGVAWGGWSWWQGRQVAAEFATLVRQGQAALAQVEDLPSYGQRHAPTGSRIQYPDEFPTSGSHWPSSVEPGFYTRERRPEALVHSLEHGHVVIYYDAPGEDALRLLRAWADLYAGEPWAGVVVVRKPELGKAVVLTAWTKRLRLESFDPAAAAAFIDAYRGRGPENPVR; from the coding sequence ATGGCCAAGTCTAAACGACGCGAAGGCAGCGGAAAGCGGCGGGTCCCGGACCGTGCGCGCCGACGCAGCCCGTGGGGGGTGCTGCTGGTGACTGCGGCGGTCTTGGGTGTGGCGTGGGGGGGGTGGTCCTGGTGGCAGGGGCGGCAAGTAGCCGCCGAATTCGCCACGCTCGTACGCCAGGGGCAGGCGGCCCTGGCCCAGGTGGAGGACCTCCCCTCTTACGGGCAGCGGCACGCCCCAACCGGGAGCCGCATCCAGTACCCGGACGAGTTCCCCACCTCCGGCAGCCACTGGCCGAGCTCGGTAGAGCCCGGGTTCTACACCCGTGAGCGCCGCCCGGAGGCGCTGGTGCACTCCCTCGAGCACGGCCACGTCGTGATCTACTACGATGCGCCGGGCGAGGACGCCCTCCGATTGCTCCGGGCGTGGGCCGACCTCTATGCCGGTGAGCCCTGGGCAGGCGTGGTGGTGGTGCGCAAGCCGGAGCTTGGGAAGGCCGTGGTCCTCACCGCGTGGACCAAACGCCTGCGCCTCGAGTCTTTCGACCCAGCGGCGGCCGCGGCCTTCATCGACGCCTACCGCGGGCGGGGGCCGGAGAACCCGGTGCGCTAA